One Pomacea canaliculata isolate SZHN2017 linkage group LG9, ASM307304v1, whole genome shotgun sequence DNA segment encodes these proteins:
- the LOC112571919 gene encoding death domain-containing protein CRADD-like isoform X3 produces MLKIRKESRMPVKKGQLRPRDHCQIQRNFDVLCKDLEPDDIIDYLISNLVFNLDDREAIKAEKLRRDRVGKCVELILRAGEDAFKVFLDALEENGYKHLAEKIRETDIEVEVPADPFAWIEQLPENTKNQCITDQIASKLSGAMGAGWEHVFLNLGLTQVNIEQIKMSNPYSATTQIANLFIKWKQREARNGTLIRVLEALKRVNNQCSIEWETVKKMALSVSS; encoded by the exons ATGTTGAAAATCAGGAAAG AATCCAGAATGCCTGTGAAAAAGGGGCAGCTAAGGCCTAGAGATCATTGCCAAATACAAAGGAACTTTGATGTCCTTTGTAAAGACTTAGAGCCTGATGACATTATTGATTATTTGATCTCAAATTTAGTCTTTAATTTGGATGATCGGGAAGCCATAAAAGCTGAGAAGTTACGAAGAGACCGTGTTGGGAAATGTGTGGAGCTCATATTACGTGCAG GTGAAGATGCATTTAAGGTTTTCCTTGATGCACTTGAGGAAAATGGATATAAGCATCTGGCAGAGAAAATAAGGGAAACAGATATAGAAGTAGAAGTACCAGCAG ATCCCTTTGCATGGATTGAGCAGCTTCCAGAAAATACTAAGAACCAGTGCATCACAGATCAAATAGCCAGCAAACTTTCTGGAGCAATGGGTGCTGGTTGGGAGCATGTGTTTCTAAATCTGGGCCTCACACAAGTCAACATTGAACAGATCAAGATGTCAAACCCATACTCTGCAACTACGCAAATTGCAAATCTTTTCATCAAATGGAAGCAGCGCGAAGCAAGAAATGGCACACTTATACGCGTTCTAGAGGCACTGAAACGCGTGAATAATCAGTGTAGCATTGAGTGGGAAACAGTTAAAAAGATGGCACTGTCAGTCAGTAGCTAA
- the LOC112571919 gene encoding death domain-containing protein CRADD-like isoform X2 yields MKWIIRGKKLTYAGLLVWREIVLRRSDLYMIVVPFTNESRMPVKKGQLRPRDHCQIQRNFDVLCKDLEPDDIIDYLISNLVFNLDDREAIKAEKLRRDRVGKCVELILRAGEDAFKVFLDALEENGYKHLAEKIRETDIEVEVPADPFAWIEQLPENTKNQCITDQIASKLSGAMGAGWEHVFLNLGLTQVNIEQIKMSNPYSATTQIANLFIKWKQREARNGTLIRVLEALKRVNNQCSIEWETVKKMALSVSS; encoded by the exons ATGAAATGGATCATACGTGGAAAGAAATTGACCTACGCAGGACTTTTAGTGTGGCGCGAAATAGTCTTGAGGCGAAGTGACCTATATATGATCGTAGTTCCTTTCACTAATG AATCCAGAATGCCTGTGAAAAAGGGGCAGCTAAGGCCTAGAGATCATTGCCAAATACAAAGGAACTTTGATGTCCTTTGTAAAGACTTAGAGCCTGATGACATTATTGATTATTTGATCTCAAATTTAGTCTTTAATTTGGATGATCGGGAAGCCATAAAAGCTGAGAAGTTACGAAGAGACCGTGTTGGGAAATGTGTGGAGCTCATATTACGTGCAG GTGAAGATGCATTTAAGGTTTTCCTTGATGCACTTGAGGAAAATGGATATAAGCATCTGGCAGAGAAAATAAGGGAAACAGATATAGAAGTAGAAGTACCAGCAG ATCCCTTTGCATGGATTGAGCAGCTTCCAGAAAATACTAAGAACCAGTGCATCACAGATCAAATAGCCAGCAAACTTTCTGGAGCAATGGGTGCTGGTTGGGAGCATGTGTTTCTAAATCTGGGCCTCACACAAGTCAACATTGAACAGATCAAGATGTCAAACCCATACTCTGCAACTACGCAAATTGCAAATCTTTTCATCAAATGGAAGCAGCGCGAAGCAAGAAATGGCACACTTATACGCGTTCTAGAGGCACTGAAACGCGTGAATAATCAGTGTAGCATTGAGTGGGAAACAGTTAAAAAGATGGCACTGTCAGTCAGTAGCTAA
- the LOC112571919 gene encoding death domain-containing protein CRADD-like isoform X1 encodes MMWPKDRETRISKSDIRTLQRRKLRKVKVQNKKHRRGRKSRMPVKKGQLRPRDHCQIQRNFDVLCKDLEPDDIIDYLISNLVFNLDDREAIKAEKLRRDRVGKCVELILRAGEDAFKVFLDALEENGYKHLAEKIRETDIEVEVPADPFAWIEQLPENTKNQCITDQIASKLSGAMGAGWEHVFLNLGLTQVNIEQIKMSNPYSATTQIANLFIKWKQREARNGTLIRVLEALKRVNNQCSIEWETVKKMALSVSS; translated from the exons atgATGTGGCCCAAAGATCGCGAAACTCGCATCTCGAAGAGTGACATACGTACTCTTCAACGTAGAAAACTAAGAAAGGTAAAGGTTCAGAATAAAAAGCATAGAAGAGGTAGAA AATCCAGAATGCCTGTGAAAAAGGGGCAGCTAAGGCCTAGAGATCATTGCCAAATACAAAGGAACTTTGATGTCCTTTGTAAAGACTTAGAGCCTGATGACATTATTGATTATTTGATCTCAAATTTAGTCTTTAATTTGGATGATCGGGAAGCCATAAAAGCTGAGAAGTTACGAAGAGACCGTGTTGGGAAATGTGTGGAGCTCATATTACGTGCAG GTGAAGATGCATTTAAGGTTTTCCTTGATGCACTTGAGGAAAATGGATATAAGCATCTGGCAGAGAAAATAAGGGAAACAGATATAGAAGTAGAAGTACCAGCAG ATCCCTTTGCATGGATTGAGCAGCTTCCAGAAAATACTAAGAACCAGTGCATCACAGATCAAATAGCCAGCAAACTTTCTGGAGCAATGGGTGCTGGTTGGGAGCATGTGTTTCTAAATCTGGGCCTCACACAAGTCAACATTGAACAGATCAAGATGTCAAACCCATACTCTGCAACTACGCAAATTGCAAATCTTTTCATCAAATGGAAGCAGCGCGAAGCAAGAAATGGCACACTTATACGCGTTCTAGAGGCACTGAAACGCGTGAATAATCAGTGTAGCATTGAGTGGGAAACAGTTAAAAAGATGGCACTGTCAGTCAGTAGCTAA
- the LOC112571918 gene encoding acyl-CoA dehydrogenase family member 9, mitochondrial-like, which yields MYLRTYISRQVVNHAFKISDNRNVSLLRFLSNASPSTKEDLQLAQARPTADTSLKSEADQTSVSSFRQKKPLTNAPFAKNLFLGEFDKEMLIYPEISDKEEHDELNHMIEPLERFFAEAVDSRQIDINAKIPEETMQGLKDLGLFGQQIPVEYGGLGLNATKYARIAEVTSLDGSIAVTLAAHQAIGLKGILLSGTEEQKQKYLPKLSTGEHVAAFCLTEPSSGSDAASIQTRATLSEDGKTYFLNGGKIWISNGGIADIFTVFARTEVVVDGEKKDKITAFIVERAFGGITSGKPEDKLGIRGSNTTEVHFENTPVPVENVLGEVGGGFKLAMNILNSGRFSMGSSGAGILKKMIGWTAEHAATRSQFGKRLSEFGLIQEKFARMTVTAYAMESMAYLTAGIIDMYEEPDCSVEAAMVKIFSSEGCWTCVSECLQILGGLGYMKDYPYERYLRDSRILLIFEGTNEILRLFVALQGLQHAGKKLKDLVKKLRDPFNNPKLVFSTTWARIRGTPTKKLYLNEDLHPSFRKESEMLEQGVLQFQKVVESILIRHGNKVVDQQMELKRVAEIVIDLYAMTAVLGRASRSYCIGLRNADHEVMLAKTFCYEANQRIVHRVEELDKGSAHNMDENYRQIADTIFKNGGYAAEHPLARNW from the exons ATGTATCTAAGAACTTACATCTCGCGTCAGGTTGTTAACCATGCATTTAAAATCAGTGATAATCGAAACGTAAGTTTACTGAGATTTCTATCTAATGCTTCACCTTCAACCAAGGAAGACCTGCAACTAGCGCAAGCAAGGCCAACTGCGGATACCAGTCTGAAATCCGAGGCAGATCAGACCAGTGTGTCATCATTCCGGCAAAAGAAACCCCTCACAAATGCTCCGTTTGCTAAAAATCTCTTCTTGGGAGAATTTGACAAG GAGATGCTGATCTATCCAGAAATAAGTGACAAAGAAGAACATGATGAATTGAATCACATGATTGAACCTCTAGAGAGATTTTTTGCTGAAGCAG tggacTCAAGACAGATTGATATTAATGCTAAAATTCCTGAAGAAACAATGCAGGGACTGAAGGATTTGGGCTTGTTTGGACAGCAGATACCTGTGGAGTATG GTGGTCTTGGGTTGAATGCCACCAAATATGCCAGAATTGCTGAAGTTACTTCTTTAGATGGTTCCATTGCTGTTACACTAGCAGCACATCAGGCAATAGGACTGAAG GGAATTTTGTTGTCTGGAACTGaggaacagaaacaaaaatacttgcCAAAGCTTTCTACAGGGGAGCATGTTGCAGCGTTTTGCCTGACAGAACCAAGCAG TGGTAGTGATGCAGCTTCCATTCAGACACGTGCAACACTGTCAGAAGATGGCAAGACGTACTTCCTCAATGGGGGAAAGATCTGGATCTCAAATGGTGGCATTGCAGATATCTTCACAGTTTTTGCCAGGACAGAGGTGGTCGTTGAT ggagagaaaaaagataagaTAACAGCATTTATTGTGGAGCGTGCTTTTGGAGGCATAACAAGTGGGAAGCCAGAAGACAAACTTGGCATCCGTGGATCTAACA CTACTGAAGTTCACTTTGAAAACACACCTGTGCCTGTGGAGAATGTGCTGGGAGAAGTTGGTGGAGGGTTCAAG TTAGCAATGAACATCCTAAACAGTGGGCGCTTTAGCATGGGAAGTTCTGGTGCTGGCATTCTCAAAAAGATGATAG GTTGGACAGCTGAACATGCTGCTACCAGGTCTCAGTTTGGTAAACGACTGTCAGAGTTTGGACTTATTCAG GAAAAATTTGCACGCATGACAGTGACAGCATATGCCATGGAGAGTATGGCTTATCTCACTGCAGGCATTATTGACATGTACGAAGAACCTGACTGTTCAGTGGAGGCAGCCATGGTCAAG ATTTTCAGCTCTGAGGGTTGCTGgacgtgtgtgagtgagtgcctTCAGATTCTGGGAGGCCTAGGCTATATGAAGGACTATCCATATGAGAGATACCTCAGAGACTCTAGGATCCTTCTTATATTTGAG GGAACAAATGAAATCCTACGCCTGTTTGTTGCACTACAAGGATTGCAACATGCTGGCAAGAAGCTGAAGGATCTTGTCAA GAAACTGCGTGATCCTTTCAATAATCCAAAGCTGGTGTTTTCCACAACATGGGCTCGTATACGGGGCACCCCAACTaagaaactttatttaaatgaagATCTTCATCCATCCTTCCGA AAAGAATCAGAAATGCTGGAACAAGGGGTTCTTCAATTCCAGAAAGTTGTCGAGAGCATCTTGATAAGACATGGTAAT AAAGTTGTAGACCAGCAGATGGAACTGAAGAGGGTGGCAGAAATTGTTATAGACCTGTACGCAATGACTGCTGTTTTGGGTCGGGCCTCACGTTCCTACTGCATTGGACTACGCAATGCTGACCATGAG GTGATGCTAGCCAAGACTTTCTGCTATGAAGCCAATCAGCGAATAGTTCATAGAGTGGAAGAACTGGACAAAG GTAGTGCACACAACATGGATGAGAATTATCGGCAAATTGCTGATACTATTTTTAAGAATGGTGGCTATGCAGCTGAACATCCATTGGCACGTAACTGGTGA
- the LOC112572582 gene encoding uncharacterized protein LOC112572582 isoform X2, whose protein sequence is MSSSLILGVLGGMAIFLAVFLVLQCCFVKDRDSKSGVLCFRWKGSLFKKKSDSETSQFVRWKSGTERLPDPKSSGTVEINERPPDPCVSYRRSYLPNNEVAAAAFYGSFHNDCLTSRSAPPPPPSPPPATLLLVEKGFKEDNIYVTPQNSPPINSPFTTPPESVADEKEQEEKDPIRFT, encoded by the exons ATGAGTAGCAGCCTGATACTGGGAGTGCTTGG cGGAATGGCCATTTTTCTGGCTGTGTTCCTGGTTCTTCAGTGCTGCTTTGTCAAGGACCGGGACAGCAAGTCTGGGGTTCTTTGCTTCCGGTGGAAGGGGAGCTTATTCAAGAAAAAGTCcg ATTCTGAGACCAGCCAATTCGTCAGGTGGAAATCGGGAACTGAGAGACTACCGGATCCAAAGTCGAGCGGAACTGTCGAAATCAACGAAAGACCCCCTGACCCCTGCGTCTCCTACAGGAGATCCTACCTTCCAAACAATgaggttgctgctgctgcattcTACGGCAGCTTCCACAACGACTGTCTGACGTCACGTtctgcaccaccaccaccaccatcaccaccaccagcaacgcTGCTACTTGTCGAGAAGGGGTTTAAAGAGGACAACATTTATGTCACCCCCCAAAATTCACCTCCCATTAATTCTCCTTTTACAACTCCACCGGAGTCTGTCGCCGATGAAAAGGAGCAGGAGGAAAAAGATCCGATCAGATTCACgtaa
- the LOC112572582 gene encoding uncharacterized protein LOC112572582 isoform X1, protein MSSSLILGVLGGMAIFLAVFLVLQCCFVKDRDSKSGVLCFRWKGSLFKKKSADSETSQFVRWKSGTERLPDPKSSGTVEINERPPDPCVSYRRSYLPNNEVAAAAFYGSFHNDCLTSRSAPPPPPSPPPATLLLVEKGFKEDNIYVTPQNSPPINSPFTTPPESVADEKEQEEKDPIRFT, encoded by the exons ATGAGTAGCAGCCTGATACTGGGAGTGCTTGG cGGAATGGCCATTTTTCTGGCTGTGTTCCTGGTTCTTCAGTGCTGCTTTGTCAAGGACCGGGACAGCAAGTCTGGGGTTCTTTGCTTCCGGTGGAAGGGGAGCTTATTCAAGAAAAAGTCcg CAGATTCTGAGACCAGCCAATTCGTCAGGTGGAAATCGGGAACTGAGAGACTACCGGATCCAAAGTCGAGCGGAACTGTCGAAATCAACGAAAGACCCCCTGACCCCTGCGTCTCCTACAGGAGATCCTACCTTCCAAACAATgaggttgctgctgctgcattcTACGGCAGCTTCCACAACGACTGTCTGACGTCACGTtctgcaccaccaccaccaccatcaccaccaccagcaacgcTGCTACTTGTCGAGAAGGGGTTTAAAGAGGACAACATTTATGTCACCCCCCAAAATTCACCTCCCATTAATTCTCCTTTTACAACTCCACCGGAGTCTGTCGCCGATGAAAAGGAGCAGGAGGAAAAAGATCCGATCAGATTCACgtaa
- the LOC112572995 gene encoding uncharacterized protein LOC112572995 has translation MSFTDFNEEDCGNPTGPPAEEEEREDAPLLQQPARDEAAQGGQAPRVQRSRQAQAEAPRYSDVTQRPAFRHVTWNASVVGGSLDEIPEDPRASARQSPRDSACDKEHHQQDGCAQNVDCSGHATLRNDRKYLRQTTIFPPCDFLIKEPKPSLYVGRSFGHETVTRTNSSGSSKQTMDFTDNPNERDSSNPTSTPPEEAEDEGPADSLSFTLVVIACAFIGFLILIISLSVTWNTRQNSDIRLCGLEEGLPRSCLSSQSEDQPLQVQPAQDSQVQGLPEAQGLLQAETSRDSNVTRRRRTQHVTWNASVLGGDDYCDAAAGASDDAVEYISMDQLAEHPRASATQAPPSASPCDEELYQQDECAHSGRADSGSRHATLRDADACSGAANEPDVCRRPIVVDEGDYVTLIGLPAQPEAENSANAQGPLEAASDLRDAQAQGGEFLAEQSSMSVRITREELRRLQRQQQNIEDDIEEDGEQEGHGDKEVAHLTSSEEESLDEESLGEVSDLRDARHKAGNCSLSSRRCQFG, from the exons ATGAGCTTCACCGACTTCAACGAGGAAGATTGCGGAAACCCAACCGGTCCCCCGGCAGAGGAGGAAGAG AGGGAGGACGCACCTTTGCTGCAGCAACCAGCGCGAGATGAGGCAGCGCAGGGAGGCCAAGCCCCACGAGTTCAAAGGTCACGGCAAGCACAGGCAGAGGCACCTCGCTACAGTGACGTGACACAGCGACCTGCATTCAGGCACGTCACGTGGAATGCTTCTGTGGTCGGTGGCAGCCTGGATGAGATTCCAGAAGATCCCAGAGCTAGTGCTCGTCAGAGTCCTAGGGACTCGGCATGCGACAAGGAACATCATCAGCAAGATGGATGCGCACAGAATGTCGACTGCAGCGGACACGCCACCCTACGGAATG ATCGCAAATATTTACGACAAACAACCATCTTTCCTCCGTGTGACTTTTTGATTAAGGAACCCAAACCTAGCTTGTATGTCGGACGATCATTTGGTCATGAGACGGTGACAAGGACAAACTCATCTGGTAGTTCAAAACAG ACCATGGACTTCACCGACAATCCTAACGAGAGAGATTCCTCAAACCCAACAAGTACCCCGCCAGAGGAGGCAGAGGATGAAGGCCCTGCAGACAGCCT GTCTTTCACGCTGGTGGTGATTGCATGTGCCTTCATTGGATTCTTGATACTGATCATCAGTTTATCGGTTACGTGGAACACAAGACAAAATTCTGATATTCGCCTCTGTGGCCTAGAGGAAGGTTTACCTCGCAGCTGCTTGTCCTCCCAGAGTGAGGACCAACCACTTCAGGTACAGCCAGCGCAAGACTCGCAAGTTCAAGGGTTACCGGAAGCACAGGGCTTGTTGCAGGCAGAGACGTCACGCGACAGTAACGTGACAAGGCGACGCCGAACCCAGCACGTCACGTGGAATGCTTCTGTGCTCGGGGGCGACGACTATTGCGACGCGGCCGCTGGCGCTTCCGATGATGCGGTTGAGTACATCAGCATGGATCAGCTTGCAGAACATCCGAGAGCTAGTGCCACTCAGGCGCCCCCTAGCGCCTCGCCATGCGACGAAGAACTTTACCAGCAAGATGAATGCGCCCACAGTGGTCGAGCAGACTCCGGCAGCAGACACGCCACCCTGCGGGATGCTGATGCATGTAGTGGTGCCGCCAATGAGCCAGATGTATGCAGACGACCTATCGTTGTCGACGAAGGGGACTATGTGACTTTGATTGGTCTTCCTGCCCAACCAGAGGCCGAGAACAGTGCGAATGCTCAGGGTCCGCTCGAGGCTGCCAGTGACCTGAGGGATGCCCAGGCACAAGGCGGGGAATTTCTCGCTGAGCAGTCGTCGATGTCAGTTCGGATCACTAGGGAAGAACTTCGTCGACTTCAGCGACAACAGCAGAACATCGAAGACGACATTGAAGAAGATGGCGAACAGGAAGGCCACGGCGACAAAGAAGTCGCCCATCTGACTTCTTCCGAGGAAGAATCGCTGGACGAGGAGTCGCTGGGAGAAGTCAGTGACCTGAGGGATGCCAGGCACAAGGCGGGGAATTGCTCGCTGAGCAGTCGTCGATGTCAGTTCGGATAA